A single Arcanobacterium canis DNA region contains:
- a CDS encoding BMP family lipoprotein, with protein sequence MKSKLTSLLAVAASATLLLSACGGASTGKNAKGGDASNFKACLVSDAGGWDDHSFNESAFVGLKQAEKDLKVQINTAESKQSTDYKPNVEKMVDDGCKMIIGVGFNLNDAILKVAQSTKDLEFGLIDSVFTEGGKPVEIDNGRPLLFNTQEAAYLAGYVAAGMTKTGKVATFGGIQIPSVTIFMDGFADGVKAYNKDAGKDVQLLGWDKDAQKGAFTNSFDDQNKGKQQTQQFLDQGADIVMPVAGPVGLGAAAAVKAKAGAMFVGVDSDWFEAVPDYKDIVLTSVKKEIAASVVDTVKQGVDGKFSNAPYIGDLKNGGVSLAPFHDFDSKVPADLKAKVKELEEKIKSGELKIESPAANKK encoded by the coding sequence GTGAAATCAAAGTTGACTTCTCTTCTCGCGGTTGCTGCATCGGCAACCCTCCTCCTCAGCGCTTGTGGCGGCGCATCTACCGGTAAGAACGCAAAGGGCGGCGACGCATCTAATTTCAAGGCCTGCCTTGTTTCTGATGCTGGCGGCTGGGACGATCACTCCTTCAATGAGTCCGCATTCGTCGGTTTAAAGCAGGCTGAGAAGGATCTGAAGGTTCAAATCAACACTGCTGAATCTAAGCAGTCCACCGATTACAAGCCGAACGTTGAGAAGATGGTCGACGACGGTTGCAAGATGATCATCGGCGTTGGCTTCAACCTCAATGACGCCATCCTCAAGGTTGCTCAGAGCACCAAGGATCTCGAGTTTGGCCTGATCGATTCTGTCTTCACTGAAGGTGGTAAGCCGGTTGAGATTGATAACGGCCGTCCGCTGCTGTTCAATACTCAGGAAGCTGCTTACCTTGCTGGCTACGTTGCAGCAGGCATGACCAAGACCGGCAAGGTTGCGACCTTCGGCGGTATCCAGATTCCGTCCGTGACGATCTTCATGGACGGTTTTGCTGACGGTGTTAAGGCATACAATAAGGACGCGGGCAAGGATGTTCAGCTCCTGGGTTGGGACAAGGACGCTCAGAAGGGCGCCTTCACCAACTCCTTCGATGATCAGAACAAGGGCAAGCAGCAGACTCAGCAGTTCCTTGATCAGGGTGCTGACATTGTGATGCCAGTGGCAGGGCCGGTTGGTCTCGGTGCGGCAGCAGCTGTGAAGGCCAAGGCTGGCGCTATGTTCGTCGGTGTTGACTCCGACTGGTTCGAGGCTGTTCCGGACTACAAGGACATCGTTTTGACCTCGGTGAAGAAGGAAATCGCAGCTTCCGTGGTTGACACCGTGAAGCAGGGTGTTGATGGCAAGTTCTCCAACGCTCCGTACATCGGCGACCTCAAGAACGGTGGCGTCTCGCTCGCTCCGTTCCACGATTTCGATTCCAAGGTTCCTGCGGATCTGAAGGCAAAGGTCAAGGAGCTCGAAGAGAAGATCAAGTCGGGTGAACTCAAGATTGAGTCGCCGGCCGCGAACAAGAAGTAA